In a genomic window of Curtobacterium sp. MCBD17_035:
- the pstA gene encoding phosphate ABC transporter permease PstA — translation MTIALRPARGNVYASGKLPKPFPWILLAGSWIAFGLVFALLNAGGTVADFNVVGALFLGTVLFDVLIVVISRIVEGGRKAIDRLVTSLVATAFIVAVLPLVSLLWTVIAQGLHRFDAEFFTYSMRNVITVGGGALHAIVGTVEITLLATLISVPIGLLTSIYLVEYGRGWLARGITFFVDVMTGIPSIVAGLFAYSLFALIVGPGTRTGAIGSVALSVLMIPVVVRSTEEVLKIVPMDLREASYALGVPKWLTIVKVVLPTSLAGITTGVMLAIARVIGETAPLLVTAGFTTSMNYDLFGNPMMTLPVFAYTQYSQQGANPVPFVDRAWTAALVLILIVMLLNLIARLIARVFAPKIGR, via the coding sequence ATGACCATCGCGCTCCGCCCCGCCCGCGGCAACGTCTACGCGTCGGGCAAGCTCCCGAAGCCGTTCCCCTGGATCCTGCTCGCCGGCAGCTGGATCGCCTTCGGCCTCGTCTTCGCCCTGCTCAACGCGGGCGGTACCGTCGCGGACTTCAACGTCGTCGGCGCACTGTTCCTCGGGACCGTCCTGTTCGACGTCCTCATCGTCGTGATCTCGCGGATCGTCGAGGGTGGCCGCAAGGCGATCGACCGGCTCGTCACCTCGCTCGTCGCGACCGCGTTCATCGTCGCCGTGCTGCCGCTCGTGTCGCTGCTCTGGACCGTCATCGCCCAGGGGCTGCACCGCTTCGACGCCGAGTTCTTCACGTACTCGATGCGCAACGTCATCACCGTGGGCGGCGGCGCACTGCACGCCATCGTCGGCACCGTCGAGATCACCCTGCTCGCGACGCTCATCAGCGTGCCGATCGGGCTCCTCACCTCGATCTACCTCGTCGAGTACGGCCGCGGCTGGCTCGCCCGCGGCATCACGTTCTTCGTCGACGTCATGACCGGCATACCCTCGATCGTGGCAGGCCTGTTCGCCTACTCGCTGTTCGCGCTCATCGTCGGGCCGGGCACCCGCACGGGCGCGATCGGGTCGGTCGCGCTGTCGGTCCTCATGATCCCGGTCGTCGTCCGGTCGACCGAGGAGGTCCTGAAGATCGTCCCGATGGATCTCCGCGAGGCCTCGTACGCCCTCGGCGTGCCGAAGTGGCTCACCATCGTCAAGGTCGTGCTGCCCACGAGCCTCGCGGGCATCACCACCGGCGTCATGCTGGCGATCGCCCGCGTCATCGGCGAGACCGCCCCCCTGCTCGTCACCGCCGGCTTCACGACGAGCATGAACTACGACCTGTTCGGCAACCCGATGATGACGCTGCCCGTGTTCGCGTACACGCAGTACTCGCAGCAGGGCGCGAACCCCGTGCCGTTCGTCGACCGCGCCTGGACCGCAGCGCTCGTGCTCATCCTCATCGTCATGCTGCTCAACCTCATCGCCCGCTTGATCGCCCGCGTCTTCGCACCCAAGATCGGTCGGTAG
- the pstB gene encoding phosphate ABC transporter ATP-binding protein PstB — translation MSKRIEVSGLNVYYDKFKAVEDVSMTIEPRTVTAFIGPSGCGKSTFLRTLNRMHEVIPGATVQGEVRIDGDDLYAPGVDPVLVRRQVGMVFQRANPFPTMSIKDNVLAGVKLNNKRISRSESDDIVEKSLQGANLWNEVKDRLDKPGMGLSGGQQQRLCIARAIAVQPDVLLMDEPCSALDPISTLAIEDLIEELKQDYTIVIVTHNMQQASRVSDKTAFFNIAGTGQPGHLIEYGETANIFSNPTVQATEDYVSGRFG, via the coding sequence GTGTCCAAGCGCATCGAGGTCTCCGGCCTCAACGTCTACTACGACAAGTTCAAGGCCGTCGAGGACGTCTCGATGACGATCGAGCCGCGGACGGTCACCGCCTTCATCGGCCCGTCCGGCTGTGGCAAGTCGACGTTCCTCCGCACCCTGAACCGCATGCACGAGGTCATCCCCGGCGCGACGGTGCAGGGCGAGGTCCGCATCGACGGCGACGACCTCTACGCGCCCGGCGTCGACCCGGTGCTCGTACGTCGACAGGTCGGCATGGTCTTCCAGCGCGCCAACCCGTTCCCGACGATGTCGATCAAGGACAACGTCCTCGCCGGCGTCAAGCTCAACAACAAGCGCATCAGCCGCTCGGAGTCCGACGACATCGTCGAGAAGTCCCTGCAGGGCGCGAACCTGTGGAACGAGGTCAAGGACCGCCTCGACAAGCCCGGCATGGGCCTGTCCGGTGGTCAGCAGCAGCGCCTGTGCATCGCTCGGGCGATCGCGGTACAGCCCGACGTCCTGCTCATGGACGAACCCTGCTCGGCGCTCGACCCGATCTCGACCCTGGCGATCGAGGATCTCATCGAGGAGCTGAAGCAGGACTACACGATCGTCATCGTGACGCACAACATGCAGCAGGCGTCACGAGTCAGCGACAAGACCGCGTTCTTCAACATCGCGGGCACCGGCCAGCCCGGTCACCTCATCGAGTACGGCGAGACGGCGAACATCTTCTCGAACCCGACCGTGCAGGCCACCGAGGACTACGTCTCGGGCCGCTTCGGGTGA
- a CDS encoding anti-sigma factor, translating into MTIRPDDVALMTGSYATDAVDAVERAAVDAAMAASDPVRAEVDSLHETALLLAYAVEPVEPPRDLRAALMAKIATTPQLPALPVEDAQGGSSVGDLAAAAPGSAQSVAPQPVAREARHAAVTDVTAAPAGTASGNARVRWFQRPARVVLAAAAAVAVIAGGTLGIQSLAEHETGPGQGQVQASTKLDQIYAAADFQRASTTVKGGGTATVVWSDQLRKSAVIFKGVKAAPAGKTYELWYIGSSITPAGLVGSVDGGTTSAVLSGAKAAGDTIGITVEPAGGSKQPTTKPIVAVPTSA; encoded by the coding sequence ATGACCATCCGACCCGACGACGTGGCGCTCATGACGGGTTCCTACGCGACCGATGCGGTCGACGCCGTCGAGCGCGCTGCGGTCGACGCGGCGATGGCCGCATCCGACCCGGTGCGTGCCGAGGTGGACTCGCTCCATGAGACCGCACTGCTGCTGGCCTACGCGGTCGAGCCGGTCGAGCCGCCGCGCGACCTCCGGGCCGCGCTCATGGCGAAGATCGCCACGACGCCCCAGCTCCCGGCGCTGCCGGTCGAGGACGCACAGGGCGGCTCGTCCGTGGGTGACCTCGCCGCCGCCGCGCCCGGCTCCGCACAGTCCGTCGCGCCGCAGCCGGTCGCCCGGGAGGCCCGGCACGCGGCCGTCACGGACGTCACCGCCGCCCCCGCCGGCACGGCGTCGGGGAACGCGCGGGTCCGCTGGTTCCAGCGTCCGGCTCGCGTGGTCCTGGCCGCCGCCGCCGCGGTGGCCGTGATCGCCGGCGGCACCCTCGGGATCCAGTCGCTCGCCGAGCACGAGACCGGACCCGGACAGGGGCAGGTCCAGGCCTCGACGAAGCTCGACCAGATCTACGCCGCCGCGGACTTCCAGCGGGCGTCGACGACGGTCAAGGGTGGAGGCACGGCCACGGTCGTGTGGTCCGACCAGCTCCGCAAGTCCGCCGTGATCTTCAAGGGCGTCAAGGCCGCGCCCGCCGGCAAGACGTACGAACTCTGGTACATCGGGTCCTCGATCACGCCGGCGGGACTCGTCGGCTCGGTCGACGGTGGCACGACGAGCGCGGTGCTCTCCGGCGCCAAGGCGGCGGGCGACACCATCGGCATCACGGTCGAACCCGCCGGGGGCTCGAAGCAGCCGACCACGAAGCCGATCGTGGCGGTACCCACGAGCGCCTGA
- the sigK gene encoding ECF RNA polymerase sigma factor SigK: MLTLVERDTNGYEAPSSPLVASPDELLTRVAAGDQEAFGALYDQLSGRVMGLITRLLRDHAQSEEVTQEVFLEVWQNASRFDAARGSAPSWILTMAHRRAVDRVRAAQSSRDRDTKVGIRDFETDFDSVTESVEIRIEHERVSRALARLTEFQRQAVTMAYYGGYSHSEMAAILGVPIGTVKTRLRDGMIRLRDEMGVRS; encoded by the coding sequence ATGCTGACTCTCGTGGAACGCGACACGAACGGCTACGAGGCCCCCTCGTCCCCACTCGTTGCGTCGCCGGACGAACTCCTCACGCGCGTCGCCGCTGGCGATCAAGAGGCGTTCGGAGCCCTGTACGACCAGCTCTCGGGCCGCGTCATGGGTCTCATCACGCGGCTGCTCCGAGATCATGCCCAGTCCGAAGAGGTGACGCAAGAGGTCTTCCTCGAGGTCTGGCAGAACGCCAGCCGGTTCGACGCCGCGCGCGGTTCGGCCCCGAGCTGGATCCTGACGATGGCGCACCGACGCGCGGTCGACCGGGTGCGGGCCGCACAGTCCTCGCGTGACCGGGACACGAAGGTGGGCATCCGCGACTTCGAGACGGACTTCGACTCGGTGACCGAGTCGGTCGAGATCCGCATCGAGCACGAGCGGGTGAGCCGGGCGCTCGCCCGCCTCACCGAGTTCCAACGCCAGGCCGTCACCATGGCCTACTACGGCGGCTACTCGCACAGCGAGATGGCCGCGATCCTCGGTGTCCCGATCGGCACCGTGAAGACCCGTCTCCGTGACGGGATGATCCGACTCCGCGACGAGATGGGGGTGAGGTCATGA
- a CDS encoding DNA-directed RNA polymerase subunit beta has product MPRDYHRPVQFTAAEFEAIQGGNDPALINRVAHETATALVHRVRTDPDPAVVERLVTYTDVHGIDALAELWARVGAHTLPGALWRIYLVRTLIRQNPDEVAYLFERGTEAVSTIDQAVAGAEQPTGPAEIVTLADEILRGLYTGDFAVALERGAAFCRLTAAGATSVADDADLTAEDRASELTRRALRLSELAEDLAAAAGLWRRDSLD; this is encoded by the coding sequence ATGCCACGCGACTACCACCGACCCGTGCAGTTCACCGCCGCCGAGTTCGAGGCCATCCAGGGCGGCAACGACCCGGCGCTCATCAACCGTGTCGCGCACGAGACCGCGACGGCGTTGGTGCACCGCGTCCGCACCGATCCGGACCCCGCCGTCGTCGAGCGCCTCGTGACCTACACGGACGTGCACGGGATCGACGCCCTCGCAGAGCTCTGGGCACGGGTCGGCGCACACACCCTGCCCGGTGCGCTCTGGCGGATCTACCTCGTCCGCACCCTGATCCGGCAGAACCCGGACGAGGTCGCGTACCTCTTCGAGCGCGGCACCGAGGCCGTCTCGACGATCGACCAGGCCGTCGCGGGCGCGGAGCAACCGACCGGACCGGCCGAGATCGTCACCCTGGCGGACGAGATCCTCCGCGGCCTGTACACCGGCGACTTCGCGGTCGCGCTCGAGCGCGGAGCGGCGTTCTGCCGCCTGACGGCCGCCGGAGCGACGAGCGTCGCGGACGACGCCGACCTCACGGCGGAGGACCGAGCCAGCGAGCTCACCCGTCGTGCGTTGCGCCTGTCCGAACTCGCCGAGGACCTCGCTGCGGCCGCCGGGTTGTGGCGCCGCGACAGCCTCGACTGA
- a CDS encoding cold-shock protein → MATGIVKWFNAEKGFGFIAADDGSGDLFAHYSAIQTGGYRSLEENQRVEFDVATSPKGLQAENIRVI, encoded by the coding sequence ATGGCTACAGGCATCGTCAAGTGGTTCAACGCCGAGAAGGGTTTCGGCTTCATCGCTGCCGACGACGGCAGCGGCGACCTCTTCGCTCACTACTCCGCCATCCAGACGGGCGGCTACCGCTCGCTGGAGGAGAACCAGCGCGTCGAGTTCGACGTCGCGACCAGCCCGAAGGGGCTCCAGGCGGAGAACATCCGCGTCATCTGA
- a CDS encoding aldose 1-epimerase family protein has protein sequence MSGAPTGGQYHLRHAGPDGVVEADITQVAAGIRQLSVNGFALTESFGPHEMPAGACGIVLVPWPNRVAGATWQLDGTTQQLDVTEPKYGNASHGLLRYAPYRVVEQTESTLVQEATVYPQHGWPFLLETRVHHELVDDGLRVTHEIVNRSDRRAPFAVGNHPYLRAGDAPVEELTVTLDAATRFTTDEHKVPDGSESVEGMPFDLRGGRVVGESDLDTAYTDVAADAEGVRRTTVRAADGDGVELWQDASFPYVQVFTSREFPRGDGVGLALAVEPMTAPANALNSGEGLRWLEPDEAWTGSWGIRRVWSR, from the coding sequence ATGAGCGGAGCACCCACCGGCGGCCAGTACCACCTGCGGCACGCCGGGCCCGACGGTGTCGTCGAGGCCGACATCACCCAGGTCGCGGCCGGCATCCGGCAGCTCAGCGTGAACGGGTTCGCGCTCACCGAGTCGTTCGGTCCGCACGAGATGCCCGCGGGCGCGTGCGGGATCGTCCTCGTCCCGTGGCCGAACCGCGTCGCCGGGGCGACGTGGCAGCTCGACGGCACGACCCAGCAGCTCGACGTCACCGAGCCGAAGTACGGCAACGCCAGCCACGGGCTCCTGCGCTACGCGCCCTACCGCGTCGTCGAGCAGACCGAGTCGACGCTGGTGCAGGAGGCGACGGTGTACCCGCAGCACGGGTGGCCGTTCCTGCTCGAGACCCGCGTGCACCACGAACTCGTCGACGACGGCCTGCGCGTCACGCACGAGATCGTCAACCGGTCCGATCGCCGTGCGCCGTTCGCCGTCGGCAACCACCCGTACCTGCGGGCGGGGGACGCCCCCGTCGAGGAACTCACCGTCACCCTGGACGCCGCGACCCGGTTCACGACCGACGAGCACAAGGTGCCGGACGGCTCCGAGTCGGTCGAGGGGATGCCGTTCGACCTCCGGGGTGGCCGCGTCGTGGGCGAGAGCGACCTCGACACCGCGTACACGGACGTCGCCGCCGACGCCGAGGGCGTGCGACGGACCACCGTCCGGGCGGCCGACGGCGACGGCGTCGAACTCTGGCAGGACGCCTCGTTCCCCTACGTGCAGGTGTTCACCTCGCGCGAGTTCCCCCGCGGCGACGGTGTCGGGCTCGCGCTCGCGGTCGAGCCGATGACCGCGCCCGCGAACGCCCTCAACAGCGGTGAGGGGCTGCGCTGGCTCGAACCGGACGAAGCGTGGACCGGCAGCTGGGGCATCCGCCGGGTCTGGTCGCGGTAG
- a CDS encoding DeoR/GlpR family DNA-binding transcription regulator — protein MTDLSQRDPDAAEPSALPAVLRHDRIVELVEEAPGLVRTADLAAAVGTSAVTVRADLATLDAAGRIRRVHGGALRPAQPGRDERPYEETAVEHAAAKRAIGRAAAALVRSGECVVLDVGTTPAAVAEELVARRDLADVTVVTNSLTNALVLERAVPRFTVVVTGGTLRPLQHSLVSPFVGTVLPMIAADLAIIGCTGVSVERGVTNVNLPETEVKRLLAGAARRTVVVADGAKLGRSHIGVVGALDSVDVLVTAGVRGFDLAPIRAAGVQVLVADDPEEDHA, from the coding sequence ATGACCGACCTGTCGCAGCGGGACCCCGACGCGGCGGAGCCGAGCGCGCTGCCGGCCGTTCTGCGCCACGACCGCATCGTCGAACTCGTCGAGGAGGCACCGGGCCTCGTCCGGACCGCCGACCTCGCCGCCGCCGTGGGGACCAGTGCGGTGACCGTCCGCGCCGACCTCGCGACCCTCGACGCCGCCGGCCGGATCCGACGTGTGCACGGTGGTGCCCTGCGCCCGGCGCAGCCCGGGCGCGACGAACGCCCCTACGAGGAGACCGCGGTCGAGCACGCCGCCGCGAAGCGGGCGATCGGCCGGGCCGCCGCTGCCCTCGTCCGGTCGGGGGAGTGCGTCGTGCTCGACGTCGGCACCACGCCCGCCGCCGTCGCCGAGGAACTCGTCGCCCGCCGCGACCTCGCCGACGTCACCGTCGTCACGAACTCCCTGACGAACGCGCTCGTGCTCGAGCGGGCCGTGCCCCGGTTCACGGTCGTCGTGACCGGCGGCACGCTGCGTCCCCTGCAGCACTCGCTCGTCTCCCCGTTCGTCGGCACGGTCCTCCCGATGATCGCCGCCGACCTGGCGATCATCGGCTGCACGGGCGTGTCCGTCGAACGCGGCGTCACGAACGTCAACCTGCCGGAGACCGAGGTCAAGCGCCTGCTCGCCGGAGCGGCTCGGCGTACTGTCGTCGTTGCCGACGGGGCGAAGCTCGGTCGGTCCCACATCGGTGTGGTCGGTGCCCTCGACAGCGTCGACGTCCTCGTGACCGCCGGCGTGCGCGGGTTCGACCTCGCCCCCATCCGTGCCGCGGGCGTCCAGGTGCTCGTGGCGGACGATCCCGAGGAGGACCACGCATGA
- the galT gene encoding galactose-1-phosphate uridylyltransferase: protein MSGITKRATTLADGRDLIYFDDADTQLPAERRIDERVLDPRPATAHMRQDVLTGEWVSIASARQNRAFLPPANLDPLAPQTDENPSEIPSRYDVAVFENKSPSFGPDLEADDAPPSVAALSEVGLNRTYRSVGRCEVVCFSPETSGSFASITESRARTVVEAWADRTAALSAMPGIEQVFPFENRGEAIGVTLHHPHGQIYAYPYVTPRTQRLLASIERFGPDLFEQHLANERASDRVVLAGEHFTAFVPFAARWPLEIHMLPHRHVPDFAGLTDAEKDELAHMHLRLTRALDALYDSPTPYIAAWHQAPVSIGRDAVRLMLQITSPRRAETKLKYLAGSEAAMGAWIGDVVPEAQAEFIRGGIERV, encoded by the coding sequence GTGAGCGGGATCACCAAGCGGGCGACGACCCTCGCGGACGGTCGTGACCTCATCTACTTCGACGACGCGGACACGCAGCTGCCCGCCGAGCGTCGCATCGACGAGCGCGTGCTCGACCCGCGCCCCGCCACGGCGCACATGCGGCAGGACGTCCTGACGGGCGAGTGGGTGTCGATCGCCTCGGCTCGACAGAACCGCGCCTTCCTGCCGCCGGCCAACCTCGACCCGCTCGCGCCCCAGACGGACGAGAACCCGTCGGAGATCCCGAGCCGGTACGACGTCGCCGTCTTCGAGAACAAGTCACCCTCGTTCGGTCCCGACCTCGAGGCCGACGACGCACCACCGTCGGTGGCCGCGCTGTCCGAGGTCGGCCTCAACCGCACCTACCGGTCCGTCGGGCGCTGCGAGGTCGTCTGCTTCAGCCCGGAGACGAGCGGCTCGTTCGCGTCGATCACCGAGTCCCGCGCCCGGACCGTCGTCGAGGCGTGGGCCGACCGCACGGCCGCACTGTCCGCCATGCCGGGCATCGAGCAGGTGTTCCCGTTCGAGAACCGCGGCGAGGCGATCGGGGTCACGCTGCACCACCCCCACGGGCAGATCTACGCCTACCCCTACGTGACGCCCCGCACGCAGCGCCTCCTGGCGTCGATCGAGCGCTTCGGACCGGACCTGTTCGAGCAGCACCTGGCGAACGAGCGGGCGTCGGACCGGGTGGTCCTCGCGGGCGAGCACTTCACAGCGTTCGTGCCCTTCGCCGCCCGATGGCCGCTCGAGATCCACATGCTGCCGCACCGGCACGTCCCCGACTTCGCCGGCCTCACCGACGCCGAGAAGGACGAGCTCGCGCACATGCACCTGCGCCTGACACGGGCCCTCGACGCCCTCTACGACTCCCCCACGCCCTACATCGCGGCGTGGCACCAGGCGCCGGTGTCGATCGGCCGCGACGCCGTCCGGTTGATGCTGCAGATCACGTCGCCCCGGCGTGCCGAGACGAAGCTCAAGTACCTGGCCGGCAGCGAGGCCGCGATGGGCGCCTGGATCGGCGACGTCGTGCCCGAGGCCCAGGCCGAGTTCATCCGAGGAGGGATCGAACGCGTATGA
- the galK gene encoding galactokinase, whose product MTTDFQSVFGAEPTTRYSAPGRVNLIGEHTDYNDGYVLPFAIDRRTVADIRVRDDRLLRVASSFDPEGGVQERSLDALDPADMDGWSAYVFGIAWALQDRGADLSGATGLDVFIHSEVPVGAGLSSSAAIECGVALAFDDLWSLGLDRQELARVGQWAENKAVGAPTGIMDQSASLLGRQDAAVFLDCRSLEAEVVDLGFDAAGLELLVIDTHVQHAHATGGYAARRASCERGASVMGVSALRDLSVDDLPRAQELLDDETFRRVRHVVTEDQRVLDTVRTLREQGPRAIGDLLVASHASMRDDFEISVAELDLAVETALEHGAVGARMTGGGFGGAAIALVDREARDTIADAVTAAFAAAGHSAPTVFTVHADEGARHDA is encoded by the coding sequence ATGACCACCGACTTCCAGAGCGTCTTCGGCGCGGAGCCGACCACGCGGTACTCGGCACCGGGCCGGGTGAACCTGATCGGCGAGCACACCGACTACAACGACGGGTACGTCCTGCCGTTCGCGATCGACCGCCGTACCGTCGCCGACATCCGCGTGCGCGACGACCGGCTGCTCCGCGTCGCGTCGTCGTTCGACCCGGAGGGCGGCGTGCAGGAGCGCTCACTCGACGCGCTCGATCCCGCCGACATGGACGGCTGGTCGGCGTACGTGTTCGGTATCGCCTGGGCCCTGCAGGACCGGGGGGCGGACCTGTCCGGCGCGACAGGGCTCGACGTCTTCATCCACTCCGAGGTCCCGGTCGGGGCGGGGTTGTCGTCGAGCGCCGCGATCGAGTGCGGCGTCGCGCTGGCGTTCGACGACCTGTGGAGCCTCGGCCTCGACCGGCAGGAGCTCGCGCGCGTCGGGCAGTGGGCCGAGAACAAGGCGGTCGGGGCACCCACGGGCATCATGGACCAATCGGCGTCGCTGCTCGGCCGGCAGGACGCGGCCGTGTTCCTCGACTGTCGATCGCTCGAGGCAGAGGTCGTCGACCTCGGCTTCGACGCCGCGGGTCTCGAGCTGCTCGTCATCGACACGCACGTCCAGCACGCCCACGCCACCGGGGGCTACGCCGCACGTCGGGCGTCCTGCGAGCGGGGGGCCTCGGTGATGGGCGTGTCCGCGCTCCGCGACCTGTCCGTCGACGACCTCCCCCGCGCGCAGGAGCTCCTCGACGACGAGACCTTCCGCCGCGTCCGGCACGTCGTCACCGAGGACCAGCGTGTCCTCGACACCGTCCGCACGCTGCGCGAGCAGGGTCCGCGCGCGATCGGCGACCTGCTCGTCGCGTCGCACGCGTCGATGCGCGACGACTTCGAGATCTCGGTCGCCGAACTCGACCTCGCGGTGGAGACCGCGCTCGAGCACGGCGCCGTCGGTGCCCGCATGACGGGGGGCGGGTTCGGTGGCGCCGCCATCGCGCTCGTCGACCGGGAGGCCCGGGACACGATCGCGGACGCGGTCACCGCCGCCTTCGCCGCGGCCGGGCACTCCGCGCCCACCGTGTTCACCGTGCACGCCGACGAGGGTGCCCGGCACGACGCGTAG